In Candidatus Schekmanbacteria bacterium, the following proteins share a genomic window:
- the hisF gene encoding imidazole glycerol phosphate synthase subunit HisF has protein sequence MLAKRIIPCLDVREGRVVKGIKFVNIRDAGDPVEQAKIYDQQGADELTFLDITASHEKRPIMIDVVRKTASEVFMPLTVGGGIRNVEDIRDLLKAGADKVSINTAAVNKPEIIKESALRFGSQCIVVAIDAKRKEGKDDEWEVYIHGGRTPTGIDAVEWAQRAEDLGAGEILLTSMDRDGTKEGFDIELTRSIVDKTGIPVIASGGVGTLEHIYEGLTVGGASAALAASIFHYGEYTIKEVKEYLKSKGVNARI, from the coding sequence TTGTTAGCTAAAAGGATAATTCCCTGCCTTGATGTGCGCGAAGGGAGAGTAGTAAAAGGAATAAAGTTTGTAAATATTAGAGATGCAGGTGACCCTGTTGAGCAGGCAAAGATTTATGACCAGCAGGGGGCAGATGAATTGACATTTCTTGATATTACTGCCTCTCACGAAAAGCGTCCTATAATGATTGATGTTGTAAGAAAAACAGCAAGTGAAGTCTTTATGCCTCTTACAGTGGGAGGTGGTATTAGAAATGTGGAAGATATAAGAGATTTATTAAAGGCAGGAGCTGATAAAGTATCAATCAACACAGCGGCAGTGAATAAACCTGAGATAATAAAAGAGTCAGCTTTAAGATTTGGTTCTCAATGCATTGTTGTTGCCATAGATGCTAAGAGGAAAGAAGGAAAAGATGATGAATGGGAGGTTTATATTCATGGGGGACGCACACCAACCGGTATTGATGCTGTTGAGTGGGCGCAGAGGGCTGAAGATTTAGGTGCAGGTGAGATACTGTTGACGAGTATGGACAGAGATGGCACAAAGGAAGGGTTTGATATCGAACTTACACGGTCAATCGTTGATAAAACGGGGATTCCTGTTATTGCTTCTGGAGGAGTGGGCACTTTGGAACATATCTATGAAGGGCTTACGGTTGGAGGGGCAAGCGCCGCACTTGCCGCTTCAATATTTCACTATGGAGAATATACAATAAAAGAGGTTAAAGAATATTTAAAATCGAAAGGTGTAAACGCGAGGATATAA
- the hisI gene encoding phosphoribosyl-AMP cyclohydrolase — protein sequence MDLKELKYDSQGLIPTIIQDIENNEVLMVAYMNETSLKKTLETGKTHFWSRSRQQYWMKGESSGHTQEVKEVYFDCDKDALLIKVKQNVAACHTGYRTCFYRKINLSNGAVEEVGKKMFDPEKTYGG from the coding sequence ATGGATTTGAAAGAATTGAAATATGATAGTCAGGGGCTCATTCCAACTATTATTCAGGATATTGAAAACAATGAGGTCCTTATGGTCGCCTATATGAATGAAACATCTTTAAAGAAGACTCTTGAAACGGGAAAGACTCATTTTTGGAGCAGGTCAAGGCAGCAGTATTGGATGAAAGGTGAATCATCGGGTCATACGCAAGAGGTAAAAGAAGTATATTTTGACTGCGATAAAGATGCTCTATTGATCAAAGTCAAACAGAATGTTGCCGCTTGCCATACAGGTTATAGGACCTGTTTTTACAGAAAGATTAATTTATCAAATGGTGCTGTAGAAGAAGTTGGCAAAAAGATGTTTGATCCTGAAAAAACTTATGGAGGTTGA
- a CDS encoding dephospho-CoA kinase, whose translation MPFYGLTGGICTGKSTASKILSELGAHIIDADEIARELLSKDSPLLKIVAKTFGEGILNPDGSLNREELGRMVFSDKILLNKLNLLTHPLIIKKIREKKAELERTHPNDIIILDAPLLYETELDKTVEKVIVISSTREEQMRRLIQLRGMKKEDAENRINSQMPIDDKVKRADYVIDNSGTIDDLRRQVEDLFKEITSL comes from the coding sequence ATGCCCTTTTATGGGCTCACAGGTGGTATCTGCACCGGCAAAAGCACAGCGTCTAAAATATTAAGTGAGTTGGGAGCACACATTATCGATGCCGATGAGATTGCAAGAGAATTGCTTTCAAAGGATAGCCCTCTGTTGAAGATTGTCGCAAAAACATTTGGTGAAGGGATATTGAATCCTGACGGCAGTCTCAATAGGGAAGAGTTGGGGAGAATGGTCTTTTCGGATAAAATACTCTTGAACAAGCTCAACCTTCTTACACATCCCTTAATAATTAAAAAAATAAGAGAAAAGAAAGCTGAATTGGAGCGGACTCATCCCAATGATATTATTATTCTTGATGCCCCGCTTCTTTATGAAACGGAGTTGGATAAAACAGTAGAAAAGGTTATTGTCATTTCTTCAACAAGAGAAGAGCAAATGCGACGGTTGATTCAGCTGAGAGGAATGAAGAAGGAAGATGCTGAAAATAGAATCAATTCCCAGATGCCTATTGATGACAAAGTCAAACGGGCAGATTACGTAATTGACAATAGCGGCACAATCGATGATTTAAGGCGACAAGTGGAAGATTTATTTAAAGAAATAACTTCTCTGTGA
- a CDS encoding Fic family protein codes for MDIAEFNENKPGRIIKALQGYEAFVPNPLPPDIKLSWSLVKEISDAERNLSRLESTVNFLPNPKLLINPFVRREAVLSSQIEGTQASLSDLFYFEALKTTEKDLPDVKEVSNYAFALESIFEEKNNTELTLEFLKELHKKLFRNTNKGFNSPGEFRKSQNWIGPKGCTLNEAFFVPPPPEEMKNALKEFEKYLITPSHLPALINIALIHYQFETIHPFNDGNGRIGRILTVMLLHKYGLLSKPLLYLSAYFEKNRSEYYRLLLAVSQKGEWEKWIRFFLRGISEQSRDVVERINLLLSIRQRYRNKLQAVRSSALLLKLIDDLFANPAITVSRVAESCNITPRAAQKNIDKLLAEGILKEITGKKRNRVYVASEIVRIIGENKL; via the coding sequence AGCCCGGCAGGATTATAAAAGCTTTGCAAGGATATGAAGCTTTTGTTCCCAATCCACTGCCGCCTGATATTAAACTTAGCTGGAGTTTAGTAAAGGAGATTTCAGATGCCGAAAGAAATTTAAGCCGCCTTGAAAGCACCGTAAATTTTCTACCTAATCCAAAATTACTCATCAATCCCTTCGTCAGAAGGGAGGCTGTCCTTTCAAGCCAAATTGAAGGGACACAGGCATCTCTTTCTGACCTTTTCTATTTCGAGGCACTGAAAACCACGGAAAAGGATCTTCCAGATGTAAAAGAAGTATCCAATTATGCCTTTGCACTGGAGTCAATCTTCGAAGAAAAAAACAATACAGAATTAACTCTGGAATTTTTAAAAGAACTTCACAAAAAACTTTTCAGAAATACAAATAAAGGATTCAATAGTCCGGGAGAATTTAGAAAATCTCAAAATTGGATAGGTCCTAAGGGATGCACCTTAAATGAAGCCTTTTTCGTGCCTCCGCCTCCTGAAGAGATGAAGAATGCATTAAAGGAATTTGAAAAATATCTTATAACACCTTCACATCTGCCTGCGCTTATAAATATTGCTCTTATCCATTATCAATTTGAAACAATCCATCCCTTTAATGATGGCAACGGAAGGATAGGCAGAATTCTTACGGTAATGCTTCTTCATAAATACGGGTTGTTATCAAAACCGCTTCTTTATTTAAGCGCTTATTTTGAAAAAAACAGAAGTGAATATTACCGATTGCTTCTTGCAGTCAGCCAAAAGGGAGAATGGGAAAAGTGGATTAGATTTTTTCTCCGAGGCATTTCAGAGCAATCAAGAGATGTAGTTGAAAGGATAAACCTCCTTCTTTCTATTAGACAGCGGTATAGAAACAAGTTGCAGGCAGTCCGTTCTTCTGCTCTTTTGTTAAAACTCATCGATGACCTTTTTGCAAATCCTGCAATAACAGTCAGTCGAGTAGCTGAATCCTGCAACATTACACCGCGCGCCGCACAAAAAAATATCGACAAACTTTTAGCTGAAGGTATTTTAAAAGAAATTACAGGCAAAAAGAGAAATCGGGTCTATGTTGCTTCAGAAATAGTCAGAATAATCGGTGAAAATAAGTTATAA